The proteins below are encoded in one region of Chitinispirillales bacterium ANBcel5:
- a CDS encoding PAS domain S-box protein, which produces MNQSPLFSSSSAKDAQLYFEYLFDFVKDPLIILDESLHIISANSAFCGTFKTPKEDMQGKMLFELGSGEWEIPTLRHLLKRVALNGNTTEEIETNHRFQNRGEVVLRFKASKMSTGEKSGFIMLSVFDLTDLKNLEEDSSILKAVLDYIPEGIMITDNNHVVKKVNRYLGELLGVPEEKVLHTDELKRLKLLQLYWPDGRRIDRPDEMPLSKVAITGERYTNYEITFQRNGTTKYLSAAAAPVRDSRGTIIGAIGSWRDITELTVARKTTERALASTRRDHKLLQQILDEVPVGIALHEGPEFITTMVNHGYLTFARNKGDILNRPVAHVWPEVADQIIPLLEQVYNTGQPYHATDAGFTVERGKGPEKAWFSFSYLPFRDEQEQITAILVWSFETTEYVRARQAAESAREQAQRRSAELDAVIESIPDGVFIGTENGITQCNTQAMRMLGIATSEELREGMDQLALRFNLRWPETGKPLREDELQFVRALKGETMVEEVLATNQKTGQDIYIRSADAPVMHNGEIIGAVAVTTDITGRKRTEQTLRESEEKFAKSFHNSPGIQTLSSVEDGTYHEVNESFCLTVGYSRKELIGHSSIELGIVTSEMREKIKRQAAETGHVHLQDIQIRARNGKFRYLNYSAEMVELGGKRYFLSSAIDITERKQAEEKLRQSESTLNAILDFLPVGIVIADKFGRITRSNAAARQIWGIAPETTSWEQYGDWVGWWPDTGERIKAEEWAMARSLLNGEETYNELILNRKFGSDEQRFFLNNVVPLRDDTGSIVGGLNAIVDVTERIVTEQQLRVSEEKFRAVFEQAGVGIGRVRFDNATWIDVNNAFCTMLGYSADEFKTTPWPQITHPEDVDIDLIPFEQMAKGDLNSYSVEKRFVHKEGHLVWARLTLSLVRDEEGKPDYEIAIIEDITERKKAEEALRNSEARYRLLFENISEGFALAELIWDDEGNPVDWRYIEANKAWAQTGVSVSDTVGRTAREVNPGIEPYWIETYGRVVQSGESVSFENYAAGFGKWFETFAFKHSENCFGLLFLNVTERKKSEEALKKSEKRLQRAFSIETVGVLFFDMESNFTEANDAFLRMVGCSRQELERGELRSDRVTLPKCMPQTWEAFEKLKETGRFSPYEKELIRPDGRRWWGLFAGARLGENEAVEFVIDITERKKAEEASKRSEETWSLAIENFAEGAIIATEDEQVIYWNPAARRLHGIKSEYENIEPLEKTPLTFELLTPDGSQKLSLDQWPMRRIKRGERVRSLELILRRPDQKWEKIVSYSGSMVQTGSGDRLIFLSVSDLTELRKAEEELRVTIRDLESFSYSVSHDLRTPLNTVKGFVAIVVEDYAELIDEEGRDYLRRIDENVKKMQQLIDDMLSMSRVGRHEVKRQDVDLSIIVREYMREIKSSEPQRPVEVIIEENVHASADPRLLHLALENLLRNACKFTSQREKARIEFGTIKRENQTVYFVRDNGVGFDMQFAKKIFEPFKRGHGEKEFGGSGVGLSIVQRVVEKHGGRVWAEGEVGKGAAFYFTLE; this is translated from the coding sequence ATGAATCAATCACCACTGTTTAGCAGTTCCAGCGCCAAAGACGCACAACTCTATTTTGAATATCTCTTTGACTTTGTCAAAGATCCGCTCATTATCCTTGATGAATCCCTGCATATTATCTCTGCCAATAGTGCCTTCTGTGGAACATTTAAAACCCCAAAAGAGGATATGCAGGGCAAGATGCTGTTTGAGCTGGGTTCGGGGGAGTGGGAGATACCCACGCTTCGGCATCTGCTTAAAAGGGTCGCTTTAAACGGCAATACCACTGAAGAGATCGAGACGAATCACCGGTTCCAAAACAGGGGCGAGGTGGTGCTGCGCTTTAAAGCGAGCAAAATGAGCACGGGCGAAAAATCAGGTTTCATAATGCTCTCTGTGTTCGATCTTACAGACCTCAAAAATCTTGAAGAAGACTCCTCTATTCTCAAAGCAGTTCTTGACTACATACCTGAAGGCATTATGATCACCGACAATAATCATGTTGTAAAAAAGGTCAACAGGTATTTAGGAGAGCTATTGGGTGTTCCGGAGGAAAAAGTATTGCATACCGATGAGTTGAAGCGCCTTAAGTTGCTGCAACTTTACTGGCCCGATGGCAGGAGAATAGATCGCCCTGATGAAATGCCACTTTCAAAAGTTGCTATTACCGGAGAGCGGTACACCAATTATGAGATTACTTTTCAGCGTAACGGCACGACTAAGTATCTTTCTGCCGCAGCCGCCCCTGTCCGCGACTCCCGGGGAACCATAATAGGTGCTATTGGCTCCTGGCGCGATATTACCGAATTGACCGTGGCACGTAAAACGACCGAACGCGCTCTGGCAAGTACCCGTCGTGACCACAAGCTGCTTCAGCAAATATTAGATGAAGTGCCTGTAGGCATTGCCTTGCATGAGGGACCGGAATTTATCACCACTATGGTTAATCACGGATACCTCACCTTTGCACGTAACAAAGGAGATATCCTGAACAGGCCCGTTGCGCACGTTTGGCCTGAAGTAGCCGATCAGATCATCCCCCTTCTTGAGCAGGTATACAACACCGGCCAGCCCTACCATGCAACTGATGCAGGGTTTACTGTGGAGCGGGGAAAAGGGCCCGAAAAGGCATGGTTCTCATTCAGCTATCTTCCCTTCAGAGATGAACAGGAGCAGATTACCGCAATACTAGTGTGGTCCTTTGAGACCACAGAGTACGTACGTGCCAGGCAGGCTGCAGAGAGTGCAAGGGAGCAGGCCCAGAGGCGCAGCGCTGAACTGGATGCGGTCATAGAGTCGATTCCCGATGGGGTATTTATTGGTACAGAGAACGGGATTACTCAGTGCAACACACAGGCTATGCGTATGCTGGGTATAGCAACTTCTGAAGAGCTTAGGGAAGGAATGGACCAATTAGCTCTACGGTTTAATCTCAGGTGGCCGGAGACGGGGAAACCACTGCGTGAAGATGAGCTTCAGTTCGTACGGGCGCTTAAGGGAGAAACGATGGTTGAAGAAGTTTTGGCCACCAATCAGAAGACCGGGCAGGATATATACATTCGCAGTGCGGACGCACCCGTTATGCATAATGGAGAGATTATTGGTGCTGTGGCGGTCACCACCGATATAACAGGACGTAAGCGCACTGAGCAGACACTGCGTGAGAGCGAGGAAAAGTTCGCAAAATCTTTCCACAACAGCCCGGGCATTCAAACACTTTCGAGTGTGGAGGACGGTACATATCACGAAGTAAACGAATCATTTTGCTTGACCGTGGGTTATTCACGCAAAGAACTGATCGGTCATTCATCAATAGAGCTGGGGATTGTCACCTCCGAAATGAGGGAGAAGATAAAAAGACAAGCTGCTGAAACCGGACATGTACACCTGCAGGACATACAAATCAGAGCAAGGAACGGGAAGTTCCGTTATCTGAACTACTCTGCAGAAATGGTTGAATTAGGAGGGAAAAGGTACTTTCTTTCATCGGCAATCGATATTACTGAGCGTAAACAGGCTGAAGAAAAGCTGCGCCAGAGTGAGTCCACACTCAATGCGATTCTTGATTTCTTACCGGTGGGAATAGTCATTGCCGATAAATTCGGGCGAATTACCCGCAGTAACGCTGCTGCCCGGCAGATTTGGGGAATTGCTCCTGAGACAACTTCATGGGAGCAGTATGGAGATTGGGTTGGGTGGTGGCCGGACACAGGGGAGCGAATCAAAGCTGAGGAATGGGCTATGGCACGGTCACTGTTAAATGGGGAGGAAACATACAATGAGCTTATTTTAAACAGGAAATTCGGAAGCGATGAGCAGCGTTTTTTTCTCAATAATGTTGTACCTCTCCGTGATGATACCGGAAGTATCGTTGGTGGTCTAAATGCTATAGTCGATGTGACAGAACGAATTGTAACCGAACAGCAACTTCGTGTAAGCGAGGAGAAATTCAGGGCTGTTTTTGAGCAGGCGGGAGTGGGTATTGGTCGGGTTCGGTTTGATAATGCGACATGGATTGATGTTAATAACGCCTTTTGCACTATGCTTGGTTACAGCGCCGATGAGTTCAAGACTACCCCATGGCCCCAAATTACCCATCCTGAAGATGTCGATATTGATCTAATCCCATTTGAGCAAATGGCTAAAGGTGATCTCAACAGCTATTCTGTTGAGAAAAGGTTTGTTCACAAAGAGGGGCACCTGGTATGGGCACGTCTAACGCTTTCGCTTGTGCGGGATGAGGAAGGTAAACCAGATTATGAGATTGCAATCATTGAAGATATTACTGAGCGCAAGAAAGCAGAGGAGGCATTGCGCAACAGTGAGGCGCGTTATCGACTGCTTTTCGAAAATATCAGTGAAGGTTTTGCTCTTGCCGAGTTGATCTGGGATGATGAGGGTAATCCGGTGGACTGGCGTTATATTGAGGCCAACAAGGCGTGGGCTCAAACCGGCGTTTCGGTTAGTGACACTGTTGGTCGAACCGCCCGGGAAGTTAATCCAGGCATAGAACCATACTGGATCGAAACCTACGGGCGCGTTGTACAAAGCGGTGAGTCGGTGTCCTTTGAAAATTACGCTGCAGGCTTTGGTAAATGGTTTGAGACCTTTGCCTTTAAGCATTCCGAAAACTGTTTTGGGCTGCTGTTTTTGAATGTGACGGAGCGTAAAAAGAGCGAAGAGGCGCTCAAAAAGAGCGAGAAGCGTCTTCAAAGAGCGTTTTCTATAGAAACTGTCGGGGTTCTTTTTTTCGATATGGAGAGTAATTTCACGGAAGCCAATGACGCCTTTCTGCGCATGGTGGGCTGTAGCCGGCAGGAACTGGAGCGTGGTGAGTTGAGATCAGATCGGGTGACACTGCCCAAGTGTATGCCTCAGACCTGGGAAGCATTCGAGAAGTTGAAAGAAACCGGCCGGTTCAGTCCCTACGAAAAGGAACTGATTCGCCCTGATGGTCGGCGCTGGTGGGGGCTATTTGCAGGAGCGCGGCTTGGAGAAAACGAAGCAGTGGAATTTGTCATCGATATTACCGAGCGCAAGAAGGCAGAGGAGGCTTCGAAGCGAAGTGAGGAAACATGGAGTTTGGCCATAGAAAACTTTGCTGAGGGTGCAATAATCGCAACAGAAGATGAGCAGGTAATTTACTGGAACCCTGCTGCACGAAGATTACACGGTATAAAAAGCGAGTATGAAAATATTGAACCGCTCGAAAAAACACCTTTGACATTTGAGCTTTTGACACCTGATGGTAGTCAAAAGTTATCTTTGGATCAATGGCCTATGCGTCGCATTAAGCGGGGTGAAAGGGTTAGAAGTCTTGAACTTATTCTTCGCAGGCCTGATCAGAAATGGGAAAAAATCGTCTCTTACTCAGGCTCAATGGTGCAGACCGGCAGCGGTGACAGACTTATTTTTCTCTCTGTCTCGGATCTTACTGAGTTGAGAAAGGCCGAGGAGGAACTTCGTGTCACTATCCGTGATTTGGAATCCTTCTCCTACTCTGTTTCTCATGATCTGCGCACCCCACTGAACACTGTAAAAGGCTTTGTGGCCATAGTGGTGGAAGATTACGCAGAGCTTATAGATGAGGAGGGGAGGGATTACCTCAGGCGTATAGATGAAAATGTTAAAAAGATGCAACAGCTTATAGACGACATGCTTAGCATGTCTCGAGTGGGCAGGCATGAGGTGAAGCGACAGGATGTAGACCTCAGTATCATTGTGCGTGAATACATGCGGGAAATAAAGAGCAGCGAACCACAACGACCGGTAGAGGTCATTATAGAAGAAAATGTGCATGCCAGTGCTGATCCGCGCTTACTACATCTTGCGCTGGAAAATTTACTGAGAAACGCCTGTAAATTTACCTCTCAAAGAGAGAAGGCTCGTATAGAGTTTGGTACGATTAAAAGAGAGAATCAGACCGTCTATTTTGTGCGCGATAACGGAGTAGGGTTTGATATGCAGTTTGCAAAAAAGATCTTTGAGCCTTTTAAGCGAGGGCATGGTGAGAAAGAGTTTGGTGGAAGCGGTGTGGGGTTATCAATTGTGCAGCGCGTTGTCGAAAAGCACGGTGGCAGGGTATGGGCTGAAGGTGAGGTGGGTAAAGGAGCTGCATTTTATTTTACATTGGAATAG
- the cas6 gene encoding CRISPR system precrRNA processing endoribonuclease RAMP protein Cas6, with amino-acid sequence MNISKNTLQVPFTRVLVTLELSSGRPVSHFPETTLKGGIGYTLKELVCLTGAKTCDNCMLNASCAYAFLFETPPPPDAPRMKKYRTVPHPFTMKAIQKESILTFELTLFGGAYAYLSYFIYALNKLGEKGLGKEKVRFIVKNVLWGERVIYQAKNCEIDQNITADTMIVEPGEPQNGTVELKFSSPLALRKEGRVISSFDTNTFFTTLLRRCTNLNAFFGVEKQKEIDPDAYLHAVSSLETQSSMGYHRRSRYSTRQKKKLDYSGIVGKVVLSGDIGTLMPLLYAGEVFGVGKNTTYGGGVYRVKEVCGTEKGNTVETGLLQ; translated from the coding sequence ATGAACATCAGCAAAAATACACTGCAGGTACCATTTACAAGGGTTTTGGTAACCCTTGAGCTGTCATCAGGTCGTCCGGTTTCGCACTTTCCCGAGACAACCCTTAAGGGTGGTATTGGTTACACTCTAAAAGAACTGGTCTGTCTGACCGGGGCTAAAACATGTGACAACTGTATGCTCAACGCGTCATGTGCGTACGCCTTTCTGTTTGAAACTCCGCCCCCGCCTGACGCGCCAAGAATGAAAAAATACCGCACCGTTCCACACCCCTTTACCATGAAAGCCATCCAGAAGGAATCGATACTTACATTTGAGTTGACCCTCTTTGGTGGAGCCTACGCCTACCTTTCTTACTTTATCTATGCGCTTAATAAACTGGGTGAGAAAGGGCTGGGCAAAGAAAAGGTCCGTTTTATAGTAAAGAATGTGCTGTGGGGCGAGAGGGTCATTTATCAGGCGAAAAACTGCGAGATTGATCAGAATATTACAGCCGATACTATGATTGTTGAGCCCGGGGAGCCTCAAAACGGCACTGTTGAGCTTAAGTTTAGCTCTCCGCTGGCATTAAGAAAAGAGGGCAGGGTTATAAGTTCTTTTGACACCAACACCTTCTTTACCACGCTTTTACGCCGTTGCACCAATCTTAATGCCTTTTTTGGTGTTGAAAAGCAAAAGGAGATCGACCCTGATGCCTATCTTCATGCGGTAAGTAGCCTTGAGACCCAAAGCAGCATGGGATATCACCGGCGCTCTCGATACAGCACCCGCCAGAAAAAGAAGCTTGATTACTCTGGAATTGTCGGTAAAGTGGTGCTTAGCGGTGACATTGGTACCCTGATGCCGCTGCTGTATGCCGGAGAGGTCTTTGGCGTTGGAAAAAATACGACCTATGGAGGAGGGGTGTATAGGGTGAAGGAGGTATGTGGTACAGAAAAGGGAAACACTGTAGAAACAGGGCTACTGCAATGA
- the csx20 gene encoding CRISPR-associated protein Csx20 — translation MWYRKGKHCRNRATAMKMAILLNHVLSEEQKQQAKTTLGVSEFISLPPELKGLWSDADPCASVGQLGVQEIICWLSDATSCGDYVLVQGDYALTFAVVDWCLSHKRVAVHATTKRCASETLEDGVTVVKREFRHVKFREYERYNGKEW, via the coding sequence ATGTGGTACAGAAAAGGGAAACACTGTAGAAACAGGGCTACTGCAATGAAAATGGCGATACTTCTTAACCATGTGCTCAGTGAAGAGCAGAAGCAGCAGGCTAAAACCACTCTTGGGGTTAGCGAATTTATCTCTTTACCTCCGGAGTTAAAGGGTTTGTGGAGCGATGCAGACCCTTGCGCTTCTGTGGGGCAGCTTGGAGTACAAGAGATAATCTGTTGGCTAAGTGATGCAACATCCTGTGGTGATTATGTTCTTGTTCAGGGGGACTACGCACTTACTTTCGCTGTGGTTGACTGGTGTCTCTCACACAAGAGAGTAGCAGTACACGCAACGACAAAGCGATGCGCGAGTGAGACGCTTGAGGATGGAGTCACTGTGGTGAAACGGGAGTTCAGGCATGTAAAATTTAGGGAATATGAGCGATATAACGGAAAGGAGTGGTGA
- the csx2 gene encoding TIGR02221 family CRISPR-associated protein produces the protein MARVFVSFLGTNNYIRCNYHFDKNVNETTYQPKETRFVQEAIIGNVCQRWSAADKIKILLTEEAEEKNWNDEGHKDKNGKTLRVDDVGKPMSGLKTQLEKINLSAKIEPVRGVKDGNSIEDIWEIFSTIENMVDREDTLWLDITNGFRSLPMLLMLLLQYLKVTKNIKIGGIYYGAFEKLGPVYKVKNMALEKRNAPIIDLTAFHVLQTWTEGTDTFKTYGDARRIKEAIEDYCNSLPLPKETGDKQLCVKKMESLAAVINSICLQIHTARGKEIVEGKSIREAKDLITELENEEILPPLKTLLHLIEKKIEEYESDDVKNGFISVKWCIEHSLVQQGITLLQETVITKILSEARMGWNEKTKRELAKRAINNLNNTKNGSNPQKNKKNDVTSKLQEIIISYEELAENYKALTKMRNDINHGGYLDENDNKAGKPDDFLDGLKSSYLSINECFKKVR, from the coding sequence ATGGCAAGGGTTTTTGTGAGTTTTTTGGGGACTAATAATTATATACGTTGCAATTATCATTTCGATAAGAATGTTAACGAAACAACTTATCAACCAAAAGAAACAAGATTCGTACAAGAAGCAATAATTGGTAATGTTTGTCAAAGATGGTCAGCTGCAGACAAAATTAAAATACTGCTTACTGAAGAGGCTGAAGAAAAAAATTGGAACGATGAAGGGCACAAAGATAAGAACGGTAAAACCTTGCGGGTAGATGATGTTGGTAAACCGATGTCAGGATTGAAAACCCAACTAGAGAAAATAAACTTGTCGGCAAAAATTGAGCCGGTAAGGGGAGTTAAGGATGGTAATTCAATTGAAGATATATGGGAAATTTTTTCAACGATAGAAAATATGGTGGATCGGGAAGATACTCTATGGTTAGATATTACCAATGGCTTCCGATCGCTACCAATGTTATTGATGTTACTACTTCAATATTTGAAAGTTACCAAAAATATTAAAATCGGAGGAATATACTACGGGGCATTTGAAAAATTAGGGCCTGTATATAAAGTTAAAAACATGGCTTTAGAAAAGCGCAATGCACCAATAATTGATTTAACAGCATTTCATGTACTACAAACGTGGACTGAAGGCACCGATACATTCAAAACATACGGAGATGCAAGAAGAATTAAAGAAGCTATTGAGGACTACTGTAACTCTTTGCCCTTGCCCAAAGAAACTGGTGATAAGCAACTATGTGTAAAAAAAATGGAGAGTTTGGCAGCTGTAATTAATAGTATCTGTTTACAAATACATACGGCAAGGGGCAAGGAAATAGTCGAAGGGAAGTCAATTAGAGAAGCAAAGGACTTAATTACTGAACTTGAAAATGAAGAAATATTACCGCCTTTAAAAACTCTTTTGCACCTGATTGAAAAAAAAATCGAAGAATACGAATCTGATGACGTAAAAAATGGATTCATTTCGGTGAAATGGTGTATTGAGCATTCCCTTGTTCAACAGGGTATAACATTGTTACAGGAAACGGTAATTACAAAGATACTTTCTGAAGCTAGGATGGGTTGGAATGAGAAAACAAAACGTGAATTAGCAAAAAGGGCTATCAATAACCTTAACAACACAAAAAATGGGAGCAATCCACAAAAAAATAAAAAAAATGATGTTACTTCAAAGTTACAGGAAATAATAATATCTTACGAAGAGTTAGCTGAAAACTATAAAGCATTAACTAAGATGAGAAACGATATAAACCATGGTGGTTACTTGGATGAAAATGACAATAAAGCCGGTAAACCAGATGACTTTTTAGACGGTCTAAAAAGTTCTTATTTAAGTATAAATGAATGCTTTAAAAAAGTAAGGTAA
- the cmr1 gene encoding type III-B CRISPR module RAMP protein Cmr1, which translates to MRLKRIPKISTNIIPNQNNGIVSKTYEFELITPMFGGDVESWKLNEKTPIRTQSLKGQLRFWWRTMQSETDCQKLLEKENKIWGGNIGKDKDGIDINIQAPVRIAITKQTNLLFETIKPKYKKESREISGLGENSLSNYVLFPVVEDIKNEITIKLLVKATFDVCVVYPKEFEPDVENTLKLWVLFGAVGARGRRGCGSIYCEELLKGMNSLEDVSKFLFKFTSQKIKGPIDYPNLIGAKLYATKNARTVKSLLDKYSEFRQARTKREGDTPGRSFWPEPDAIRTISSDYHQPEHPDGVWFPRAIFGLPIITKFNTSGSGKRDPDGCIELKPHTSDDKEERWPSPVFLKCSRLGNNEDVNLALILNQKFPDNMSLKGETCSKKLPTTANPNYQKDKKMIFDSDHPEKSLNGRTIFEAFADHMELKEII; encoded by the coding sequence ATGCGTTTAAAACGAATTCCTAAGATATCTACAAATATAATACCCAACCAGAATAATGGAATTGTTTCCAAGACCTACGAGTTTGAACTTATAACACCCATGTTTGGTGGTGATGTAGAGAGTTGGAAACTGAATGAAAAAACACCTATCAGAACACAGTCTTTAAAAGGCCAATTGCGGTTCTGGTGGAGAACGATGCAAAGCGAAACTGACTGTCAAAAACTTCTCGAAAAAGAAAACAAGATTTGGGGTGGTAACATTGGTAAGGATAAGGATGGCATTGATATCAATATTCAAGCACCAGTGAGAATTGCAATCACAAAGCAAACAAATTTGCTTTTTGAAACAATCAAACCCAAATATAAAAAAGAATCTAGAGAAATAAGCGGTTTGGGTGAAAATTCTCTTTCAAACTATGTCCTTTTTCCAGTTGTAGAAGACATTAAAAATGAAATAACAATTAAACTTCTGGTAAAAGCTACATTTGATGTTTGTGTAGTTTATCCAAAAGAATTCGAACCTGATGTAGAAAACACATTAAAACTATGGGTTCTTTTTGGTGCCGTTGGCGCAAGAGGTCGAAGGGGCTGTGGTTCTATTTATTGTGAAGAGTTGCTGAAAGGTATGAACTCTTTAGAAGATGTAAGCAAGTTTCTTTTTAAATTTACAAGTCAAAAAATAAAAGGACCAATTGATTACCCCAATCTAATCGGAGCGAAACTATATGCCACCAAAAATGCTCGAACTGTAAAATCGTTATTAGATAAATATTCTGAATTTCGTCAGGCCCGAACAAAGCGTGAAGGTGACACGCCCGGACGTTCATTTTGGCCTGAACCCGATGCTATAAGAACCATAAGTTCTGATTACCATCAACCTGAACATCCAGACGGAGTATGGTTTCCTCGAGCGATTTTCGGTTTACCTATAATTACGAAATTCAATACTTCAGGAAGTGGGAAGAGGGATCCGGATGGATGCATCGAATTAAAGCCGCATACTAGCGATGATAAAGAGGAACGATGGCCCTCACCAGTATTTTTAAAGTGCTCAAGATTAGGTAATAATGAGGACGTGAACTTAGCTTTAATTCTTAATCAAAAATTTCCTGATAATATGTCTCTTAAAGGGGAAACATGTTCAAAAAAATTACCTACAACAGCTAACCCAAACTATCAAAAAGATAAAAAAATGATTTTTGATAGTGATCATCCAGAGAAAAGCCTCAACGGGCGAACAATTTTCGAGGCATTTGCAGATCATATGGAGTTAAAGGAGATTATATGA
- the cas10 gene encoding type III-B CRISPR-associated protein Cas10/Cmr2 produces MNEQFLLLISIGPVQDFISSARKLRDLWFGSNLLSELSKRVAKSLHSQGCELIFPAIENVSELEENSELIVANKILTSYSGTIPPKVIIANAKKEWRKMLESIADDTKNELRNYPLKVNEKVFDAQISDIGEFFGVWAQIGSDSYYNGRQSIERLLSGRKKIREFEAPKWNGKGIPKNSLDGYRETVFTNKINELKGLLKKNEKLDAIGFIKRFYPIRKKAKNVEQFEDLADIAIAPWLKAIKKGTKKPVLDTFESIIASDTSNHRKNDKLSDNPILSELYYVKKSDLNDYISSESVENAWKKLRELRESAGEPTKYACILLGDGDNMGKVIGEIKDMKGHKTFSRSLSEFAAHAKKIVSKNEGSLVYAGGDDVLAYAPMHTALLCANELRKAFFKQMKKVIIDLGLKCQIPTFSIGIAIVHYSEPLGNALNLARETENIAKTIAGKDALAIILKKRSGSPTQIYGKWDNFKGEKGIVEDLHYLVQRLRDKNCETLQLSSRLAYQLRTARIKGGDSINYHLSEDNKVVPENAQSALVQAIFQHKDGGEELVKEVLFGRTSIKCLADELIIAKHFASLPINLKENTE; encoded by the coding sequence ATGAACGAACAATTCCTATTACTAATATCCATTGGTCCGGTGCAGGATTTTATCTCGTCAGCCAGAAAACTAAGGGATCTATGGTTTGGTTCTAATCTGTTATCAGAGCTTTCAAAAAGGGTTGCAAAATCATTACATTCACAGGGGTGTGAACTCATATTTCCTGCAATTGAAAATGTATCTGAATTAGAAGAAAATTCTGAACTTATCGTTGCTAATAAAATACTTACAAGCTATTCCGGTACTATACCACCAAAGGTAATTATTGCTAATGCAAAAAAAGAATGGAGAAAAATGCTTGAAAGCATAGCAGACGATACGAAAAATGAATTGCGGAACTACCCTTTAAAGGTTAATGAAAAAGTTTTTGATGCACAGATCTCTGATATTGGCGAATTTTTTGGTGTTTGGGCACAGATTGGATCAGACAGTTATTATAATGGAAGACAAAGTATAGAAAGATTATTATCTGGTAGAAAAAAAATTCGTGAATTCGAAGCTCCCAAATGGAATGGTAAAGGGATTCCTAAAAACAGCCTTGATGGCTACAGGGAAACTGTATTCACCAATAAAATTAATGAGCTAAAGGGACTGTTGAAGAAAAATGAAAAACTCGATGCAATAGGATTTATAAAAAGATTCTATCCTATACGGAAAAAAGCAAAAAATGTTGAGCAGTTTGAAGACCTTGCAGACATTGCAATTGCACCATGGTTGAAAGCTATAAAGAAGGGTACTAAAAAACCTGTTCTTGATACATTTGAAAGCATCATTGCATCGGATACCAGTAATCACAGAAAAAATGATAAGTTGAGTGATAACCCTATCCTTTCCGAATTATACTATGTTAAAAAGAGTGATCTTAATGATTATATATCTTCAGAAAGCGTTGAAAATGCGTGGAAAAAATTAAGAGAGTTGCGTGAAAGTGCAGGTGAACCAACCAAGTATGCTTGTATTCTTCTTGGTGATGGGGATAATATGGGTAAAGTGATCGGCGAAATTAAAGATATGAAAGGTCACAAAACATTCTCAAGATCTCTTTCTGAATTTGCTGCTCATGCAAAAAAAATAGTGAGTAAAAATGAAGGCTCTCTTGTATATGCTGGTGGGGATGATGTTCTCGCTTATGCTCCGATGCATACAGCCCTACTATGTGCAAATGAACTACGTAAGGCCTTCTTTAAACAGATGAAGAAGGTAATTATTGACCTTGGGTTAAAATGTCAAATACCAACTTTTTCTATTGGAATTGCTATTGTGCATTATTCAGAACCATTGGGTAATGCATTAAATTTAGCTCGTGAAACAGAGAACATTGCAAAAACAATTGCTGGGAAAGATGCCCTTGCTATTATACTTAAAAAACGTTCTGGTTCACCTACCCAAATTTATGGTAAATGGGATAACTTCAAAGGGGAAAAAGGTATTGTAGAAGACCTACACTACTTGGTACAGCGGTTAAGAGACAAAAACTGTGAAACATTGCAACTATCTTCACGCCTTGCATATCAGCTCCGAACTGCACGCATTAAAGGAGGAGACAGTATAAATTATCATCTTAGTGAAGATAATAAAGTCGTTCCAGAGAATGCTCAATCTGCACTAGTTCAAGCTATTTTTCAACATAAGGATGGAGGAGAAGAGTTAGTTAAAGAGGTATTATTTGGTCGAACTTCAATCAAATGCCTGGCAGATGAATTAATTATAGCTAAACACTTCGCTTCG